The Negativicutes bacterium DNA window ATCGCTCCAAACAGATCCATACCGACCGAATGGCCTGTGCTGGCAACTCCTGCTTTGGCGCCGCTGGCCAAATCGTAGGCAACTTCTTTGGCAACCCCCTGCTCAATCAGGTTTAACTTTTGCCGCAAAGAACCTTCAAAATCAAACGGAATGCCAAGGGCGTTTTCGTTTTCCCAATCATCTTTGATGCTGAGTTTTTGATCAAAGATTTTTTCTCCCAAACGGTCCGTTAAGAAACTGCTTTTCTGCTGCAGACTTTTACCGGAGAATCCCAAGAGTGTGGTATACATCAGGAGATCGAAGACGGCATTTGGCTCCAATATTACGGTATAAGCACCCACATCCAGGTCAATCGGCGCTTGATTGGCCTGCGCTTTCTGATCGGCCCGCCGGAAAGCGGCTGCCAATTCCAGTTCACCGCCGCGGGCAGCAACTGCGCCGGCATAACCGGAAGCCCCGTTTTCGTGCGAGATCAGCACGCTGCAATTGGCGCTGTTGCTTCTGAAATAGCGGCGAATTCCGCAGGAATTGCCCAGAGCCAGTGCGTTTTCACCATATGAAAGCTGACCGTAAGCCTGATAAGGCAGCTGAATCCGATCCAGTTGTTCTCCCAACCGCAAAGCTCTTTGTTCGGCGGAAAACTCATCCGCCAGAGCCTGATTGAACCGTTCCATTTCTATGCTAGCCGGCTGGCTGACCAGAGCGGGAACCTCTTCCCCTTCCGGCAATAACATCAGATTCTCTATGGCATCCGCTACCGCTCGCTCGATCCCCTGCCGGGTGATTTTATTGG harbors:
- a CDS encoding TldD/PmbA family protein, giving the protein MFNKAELYQMIDWAVAAAGQHPILVLASSSAEGLTRFANSEIHQNVFEDVTDLRITVMGKQKKSQVTTNKITRQGIERAVADAIENLMLLPEGEEVPALVSQPASIEMERFNQALADEFSAEQRALRLGEQLDRIQLPYQAYGQLSYGENALALGNSCGIRRYFRSNSANCSVLISHENGASGYAGAVAARGGELELAAAFRRADQKAQANQAPIDLDVGAYTVILEPNAVFDLLMYTTLLGFSGKSLQQKSSFLTDRLGEKIFDQKLSIKDDWENENALGIPFDFEGSLRQKLNLIEQGVAKEVAYDLASGAKAGVASTGHSVGMDLFGAIPINIVVTPGEKTLQQIIAETEQGLLVTRFHYMNPVNPRQALLTGLTRDGFFKIENGVVTAAVNNMRMTESMLKAFNQIEAISSDCERFSAFVGNFYVPAMKIKQFHFTGKTGMKQ